A genome region from Bradyrhizobium sp. WSM1417 includes the following:
- a CDS encoding HPP family protein: MYRFLEQTVDGHMTHDVRTVRRDLDLLALSEMFERDDFNSYPVEDDGQVVGIVTKFDILKCFAFTPSQMLPRYRDLMSRKIGDVMTPDFIYVSPDTRLTRVLQIMVEHRIRSIIVLNGAQKLVGIVAREDVIAALKATARE; the protein is encoded by the coding sequence GTGTACAGATTTCTTGAACAGACCGTCGACGGCCACATGACGCACGACGTCAGGACGGTAAGGCGCGACCTCGACCTGCTCGCGCTGAGCGAGATGTTCGAACGCGACGATTTCAATTCCTATCCCGTCGAGGACGACGGACAGGTCGTCGGCATCGTCACCAAATTCGACATCCTGAAGTGTTTCGCCTTCACGCCGAGCCAGATGCTGCCGCGCTATCGCGACCTGATGAGCCGCAAAATCGGCGACGTCATGACGCCCGACTTTATCTATGTCAGCCCGGACACGCGGCTGACGCGCGTGCTCCAGATCATGGTCGAGCACCGCATCAGGAGCATCATCGTGCTCAACGGCGCGCAGAAGCTGGTCGGAATCGTCGCCCGCGAGGACGTCATCGCAGCGCTCAAGGCGACGGCGCGGGAGTGA
- the fixL gene encoding sensor protein FixL, with protein sequence MAPTRVIHPQDDGRGEHFRVRIEGFGVGTWDLDLKTLELEWSETARILFGIESGQSVSYALFLSRLEPNDRERVEIAIRRVSERGGSFDVSFRVTGASGRAQWIRARAGLIRDDAGAARHLSGIFLDVDEEKQVEQTLRTRESHLRSILQTIPDAMIVIDGHGIIQLFSAAAERLFGWVESEAIGQNVRILMPEPDSSRHDGYIARYRTTGDPHIIGIGRIVTGKRRDGTTFPMHLSIGEMQSGGEPYYTGFVRDLTEHQKTQARLQELQSELVHVSRLSAMGEMASALAHELNQPLAAISNYMKGSRRLLAGSQDPNTPKIESALDRAAEQALRAGQIIRRLRDFVSRGESEKRIESLSKLIEEAGALGLAGAREQDVQLRFSLNPNADLVLADRVQIQQVLVNLFRNALEAMAQSPRRELVVTNTRVADDMIEIEVSDTGSGFQDDVMPNLFQTFFTTKDTGMGVGLSISRSIIEAHGGRMWAESNASGGATFRFTLPAADEN encoded by the coding sequence GTGGCGCCGACCCGTGTGATTCATCCGCAAGATGACGGCCGGGGCGAACATTTCCGGGTTCGAATCGAGGGATTTGGCGTCGGGACCTGGGATCTCGATCTCAAGACACTGGAATTGGAGTGGTCGGAGACGGCCAGAATCCTGTTCGGAATCGAATCCGGCCAATCGGTGAGTTACGCGCTGTTCCTGTCCCGGCTGGAGCCGAACGACCGCGAGCGGGTCGAGATCGCGATCCGGCGCGTCTCCGAACGGGGCGGCAGCTTCGACGTGTCCTTCAGGGTCACGGGGGCGTCGGGCAGAGCGCAGTGGATCCGCGCCCGCGCGGGGCTGATTCGGGACGACGCCGGCGCCGCTCGACATCTCAGCGGCATCTTTCTTGACGTCGACGAGGAGAAGCAGGTCGAGCAGACCCTGCGCACCCGCGAGAGTCACCTCCGCTCGATTCTCCAGACGATTCCCGATGCCATGATCGTCATCGACGGCCATGGCATCATCCAGCTCTTCAGCGCGGCGGCCGAGCGCCTGTTCGGCTGGGTCGAGTCGGAGGCGATCGGCCAGAACGTCCGCATCCTGATGCCGGAGCCCGACAGCTCACGTCACGACGGCTACATCGCGCGCTACCGCACCACCGGCGACCCGCACATCATCGGCATCGGCCGGATCGTGACCGGCAAGCGCCGCGACGGCACCACCTTCCCGATGCACCTGTCGATCGGCGAGATGCAGTCGGGCGGCGAGCCCTATTATACCGGTTTCGTGCGCGATCTGACCGAGCATCAGAAAACCCAGGCGCGGCTCCAGGAACTACAGTCTGAACTTGTCCACGTCTCGCGGCTGAGCGCGATGGGCGAAATGGCGTCCGCCCTCGCTCACGAGCTCAACCAGCCGCTGGCAGCGATCAGCAATTACATGAAGGGGTCGCGGCGGCTGCTCGCCGGAAGCCAGGATCCGAATACGCCGAAGATCGAGAGCGCGCTGGACCGCGCCGCCGAGCAGGCGCTGCGCGCCGGCCAGATCATCCGCCGCTTGCGCGACTTCGTCTCCCGCGGCGAGTCGGAGAAAAGGATCGAGAGCCTGTCCAAGCTGATCGAAGAGGCCGGCGCCCTCGGGCTGGCAGGCGCGCGCGAGCAGGACGTGCAGCTTCGCTTCAGCCTCAATCCCAATGCCGATCTCGTGCTCGCCGACCGGGTGCAAATCCAGCAGGTGCTGGTCAATCTGTTCCGCAACGCGCTGGAAGCGATGGCGCAGTCACCTCGGCGCGAGCTCGTCGTCACCAACACCCGCGTCGCCGACGACATGATCGAGATCGAGGTCTCCGATACCGGCTCCGGCTTCCAGGACGACGTCATGCCAAACCTGTTTCAGACTTTTTTCACCACCAAGGACACCGGCATGGGCGTGGGACTATCCATCAGCCGCTCGATCATCGAGGCTCACGGCGGCCGGATGTGGGCCGAGAGCAACGCATCGGGTGGAGCGACATTCCGCTTCACGTTGCCGGCAGCCGACGAGAACTGA
- a CDS encoding universal stress protein encodes MTYATVMVSLALDQPNEARLQVAGELAERFEASIIGVAAAQFAPPLYFSDGAAAQGLIDEGEASVKRRLGELEAQFRAAIRNRGGHVEWRSAMDFPARFMFTQARCADIIVTGGQSPAFSDAFALASPKDLVMQAGRPILVVPDAVNWLDLRSVLVAWKDTPEARRALADALPILRKARDVTVLAIPEGDDDRPAAVAGVTDVTAWLARHGVTAIARVSEAARNETVAGQLEKIAGDVGASLIVAGAYGHSRFRELILGGVTQYLVTQSARCVLLSH; translated from the coding sequence ATGACATACGCGACCGTGATGGTCAGCCTGGCGCTCGATCAGCCCAATGAGGCGCGGCTTCAGGTGGCGGGCGAGCTTGCCGAACGATTTGAGGCGTCGATCATCGGCGTTGCTGCGGCGCAGTTCGCCCCGCCGCTCTACTTCAGCGACGGCGCCGCAGCGCAGGGACTGATCGATGAGGGAGAAGCCTCGGTCAAGCGACGCCTGGGCGAACTCGAGGCGCAATTCCGCGCCGCGATCAGGAATCGCGGCGGACATGTGGAATGGCGCAGCGCCATGGATTTCCCGGCGCGCTTTATGTTCACCCAGGCGCGTTGCGCCGACATCATCGTCACCGGCGGGCAGAGCCCGGCCTTCTCCGACGCCTTCGCGCTCGCGAGCCCCAAGGATTTGGTGATGCAGGCCGGCCGTCCGATCCTGGTCGTGCCCGACGCCGTCAACTGGCTCGACCTGCGCAGCGTCCTGGTGGCGTGGAAGGATACGCCGGAAGCGCGGCGGGCGCTCGCCGATGCGCTGCCGATCCTACGCAAGGCCAGGGATGTCACCGTCCTCGCAATTCCCGAAGGCGACGACGACCGGCCCGCCGCGGTCGCTGGCGTGACCGACGTAACGGCGTGGCTTGCCCGCCACGGCGTGACCGCGATCGCGCGCGTTTCCGAAGCGGCCCGGAACGAAACCGTCGCCGGGCAACTGGAGAAAATTGCCGGCGATGTCGGCGCCAGCCTGATCGTCGCCGGTGCCTACGGTCATTCGCGCTTCCGCGAGCTGATCCTCGGCGGCGTCACCCAATATCTGGTCACTCAATCTGCCCGCTGCGTGCTGCTGTCGCACTGA